The Syntrophaceae bacterium DNA segment TTCCGTGAATGTTCAGGTTCGTGATGCGAATGATCGGCCGGACGAGGGCCCATGTCAAGCAGGACCATGCAAAGAACCGTGCGAATCCGTCCGGCAGGGCTCCCGGCGCAGTATCCGGTCCGGGTGCGGCGGCGTCTTTCACGGAGCCGCCGGTTTGGTCCCCCGGTTTCCCGGATGCGGCGACAGGTGCCGCCGGTTCGTATGCTTTTTCTCCGGGAAATGGTCACAGGCCGGTTGCAAAACGGAAATTTGTCTCTATAATGCCTCTGCGGCTTCCGCAGGATGTTTCGTATTTGCACGCGATTCCGAAAGGTTGTGGTAATGGCGTATAAGGACATGGACGACGGTCTGCTGGCCCGGCAGATTTTTTCCGGGGAAGACCGGCTGGGGGCTGATTTCGTGAAAGAGGTGAAGCGAAGACGGGAGGCGATGCTCCCGATGTTGTGCGAGGTGCTCTTTCACGAGGAGAATTACGACTGGGAGGACGGTCGGGGCTGGGGCGTCATCCATGCCGTTTACCTCCTGGGGATCCTCGCGGACCTGCGATCCGTCGATGCCCTGCTGGAGGCCTCCGGCTTTGCGGCGGACCGCCAGATCGACTGGATCGCCGAGGCCCTGCCGGAGTGTTACGCCCGCCTCGGTCCCGGGGCCATTCCGCGCCTTCAGGACCACATCCGGGCCAACGTCGCGCACGGCGAGCCTTATGTGGTCAATGAGATCCTGGGACTGTGGAACCTCTGGCACGATTTCATCGAGGGCCGGGAGGGGGTCGAGGCGTTTCTCCTGGAGCTCCTCATGGAAACCGCGGGGGATTTCATCATCCGGACGAACCTGATGGCTGATTTCGCCCAGGCGGGGCGGCGGGACCTGAAGACCCTGTTCCGGCAATACTACGAGCGGGGCGAGGCGGACCTGGAAACGGTCACCTGGGAGGATATGGAGTCGTTTTTCGAGGACAGGTCCAATCCACCGGCCTCCCGCAGGAATCTCGAGGATTTCTACGATCCCGACGCCATCCGGGAGCGGGAGCGCCACTGGGCGGTCCGGGAGGCCATGTTCCGCCAGCGGGACTGGGAGGACTGGCTCCTGGAGAACATGGGGCGCATCGGCCTGAAGGAGCCCTGCCCCTGCGGATCCGGCGGCCTCTTCGAACAGTGCCATCTTCCCTGGGCCGAGAAGGAAAAGGAACGGCTCCTCCAGGAGGACGAACTTGCCCAGGCCCGCCTTCAGGCCCGGAACTTCGTCAGCCAGGAACGGGCGGAAGAAACGGCCCTGCGCCGATTTCTCGCGGCCCGGGGCCAGGCGGACCTGTTTCCCCTCATCAAGCGCAGGGCCCTGGAGATCGCCCGGGCGACCACCAGCAAGTCGCGCAGCCGCGGGTTCACGGCGGCCTTCCAGACGTTCTTCGGCCAGGTGGAGTTCCGCTCGAAAGACGAGTTCAACGAATTCATGGAGCACCTGACCGCCTACTACAACGCCCTGACGGCCCAGTTCGCGGACCATCCGGGCAACGGTCGGCACCTGCACTGACAGGATCCACCCCCGGGAACAGGGAAGGAAAGGCGCCCGGTTCCGGTATTGCTCTCCGCACCGACGAACACGAACGATCCGTGTGCAGGTGTGGACGTTCTGCGATTCGACGACCGGCCGGAGATGTCGAGGGAGCCGCATATCGAGGAGTCAGGGCCTCGGGTGAACCGGGGATTCATATTCAACCCCACGGAAAGGAGACAGCCATGAAGGGAATCGAAGCGGAACGGCGGAAGAGGGGAAACATGTTCTGGACGGCATTCGCCGTTCTGTTCCTGGCGGGACTCGTGATGGCCATGCCGGCGCAGGCGCTGCCCGGGGGAAGCTACAGCAAGACCTGCAAGGACTGCATGGACGACGGCCAGGAACTGGTCTGCCAGTGCAGCTACAAGGGGAAGTTCTCCGGCACCTCCATTTACTATGGTCTCTGTGAATCCGGCAGCGTAACCAACACAAGGAGCAAACTGACCTGCACCGCGAAGGGAAGCTTCCGCAGGTCCTGCAAGGACATCTCCTGGAATGCGTCGCGCCTCCAGGCCGTCTGCAAGACGAAGAAGGGCAAGTGGAACGGCACGGTCCTGAGCAGCTGGTCTTCCTGCGAGAGCGACATTGCCAACTGCGACGGCGCCCTGACCTGCGGCGGATGCAAGTAGGCCGGAACGACCACCTGCGCCGGAACGTCTCCCGGCGTCGGATCATGGACAATGGACGTTTCATGTTGAAATCGAGCAATCAAACCGCCGGGACGGGAAGCGACTCCTGCCGCGGCAATGTTATGACGGCGCGCACCGGAACCGTGCGCCCCTGGCGCAACGGACCTGCCGGGCCGACAGCGCGCCGGCGGGGGGCCGCGTGAAACGGGGCGAACCGATCCTTGCCGCTCCGGACCCGGAGCGTATTTCCCGGGTTCGGGAGATGTTCGGGGACATCGAGGGCCGCTACGATTTCCTGAACCGCCTGCTCAGTCTCCGCCGCGATGTGGCCTGGCGGCGCTTCGCCGTCAGGCGTATGCGCTTCCTGCAAACCTGGCGGTTCCTCGACGTGGCCACCGGGACCGCCGACCTGGCCGTCGAGGCCGTGCGGCACCATCGGGAGATCCAGGCGACGGGCCTTGATTTCGTCCCCGGGATGATCGAGGGCGCCCGGCACAAGGTCGGCGGGGCCGGGCGGATCCGGCTGCTTCAGGGAGACGCTCTGGCTCTGCCCTTTGCCGACGGGTCTTTCGATGTCGCCGCCGTCGCTTTCGGCATCCGGAACATGCCCGACCGGCTCGGGGCTCTCCGGGAGATGGCCCGGGTGGTCGTCCCGGGCGGACAGGTCATGGTCCTGGAGATGCACCTTCCGGAGATTCCCGTGGTCCGTCCCTGCTACCGGTTTTACCTCTGCCGGATCCTTCCCCGCCTCGCCGGCGCCCTGTCGGGCAACCCGGAGGCCTATCAGTATCTCTCCGAATC contains these protein-coding regions:
- a CDS encoding class I SAM-dependent methyltransferase, whose product is MKRGEPILAAPDPERISRVREMFGDIEGRYDFLNRLLSLRRDVAWRRFAVRRMRFLQTWRFLDVATGTADLAVEAVRHHREIQATGLDFVPGMIEGARHKVGGAGRIRLLQGDALALPFADGSFDVAAVAFGIRNMPDRLGALREMARVVVPGGQVMVLEMHLPEIPVVRPCYRFYLCRILPRLAGALSGNPEAYQYLSESIVAFPPPRVFSGIMRSAGLEAVECHSLTLGVTCLHIGRKPRR
- a CDS encoding SEC-C domain-containing protein gives rise to the protein MAYKDMDDGLLARQIFSGEDRLGADFVKEVKRRREAMLPMLCEVLFHEENYDWEDGRGWGVIHAVYLLGILADLRSVDALLEASGFAADRQIDWIAEALPECYARLGPGAIPRLQDHIRANVAHGEPYVVNEILGLWNLWHDFIEGREGVEAFLLELLMETAGDFIIRTNLMADFAQAGRRDLKTLFRQYYERGEADLETVTWEDMESFFEDRSNPPASRRNLEDFYDPDAIRERERHWAVREAMFRQRDWEDWLLENMGRIGLKEPCPCGSGGLFEQCHLPWAEKEKERLLQEDELAQARLQARNFVSQERAEETALRRFLAARGQADLFPLIKRRALEIARATTSKSRSRGFTAAFQTFFGQVEFRSKDEFNEFMEHLTAYYNALTAQFADHPGNGRHLH